The following nucleotide sequence is from Apium graveolens cultivar Ventura chromosome 4, ASM990537v1, whole genome shotgun sequence.
ttctgttctttggtgcaggaaccagtttccaaacttggtttctctcaaactgatttagctcttcttgcatagcagatatccaatcaagatcaagaagagcttcctcagttttctttggctcaacttgtgaaagaaaacatgcatgaaggcattcatttgcagttgtaattctagtcctcactccagcagttGGATCACAAATAATTGCTTTtttagtgtgacttctatccctCATTCtggtatgagtttgttgacttgagttttatGTGTTTTATTCACCATTgacatgacttgcagaacctttctctctttctccccctgagtttgtgctatcaaattcaggtccatgagcttccattctcatgattcacttgttagTTGACTTTTCATCTATTCTATGATGTGTGTTgacttcatcttcagaatcactatcaatgttgagattttcaaactttagggcttctgcttcattttcatcaaggcattccaagcctgggcacttgtcaccatcaaaagtaacatctgtgctttccataattttcttttgttcaaccACATAAACCTTGTtggcagttctttccaatgaatatcccaaaaaaaattgcctcaaaaactttagagtcaaatttttcccacatattcagagttgtccttcaaaacatagtacttgcttctaaacacatgaagatgcttcacattaggcttccttttagacaagattgagtagggtggTTTTCCAAGATTcatgttaatgagatatatgttttgagtataACAGGCAGTGTTCACatcttcttcccaaaaactagttggtaactttacatcttgcagcattgttctagcagcctctactagtgttatattctttctctcaactaccccattttgttgaggtgttctagcagctaaGAATTCTTGAATAATGCCTTTGTATTTGCaaaattcagttaaggttgcattcctgaactctgttccattatcactcctcaatcttttcacacaattccgaTCTTCAATCTGCTtttcaatcttcttgatgtgctcaattatgatgtgtggatttttatctttagagtgcataaattctaccccttgtatatcttgagtagtcatccaccatcacaagtgcatatctttttcttgaaattgactggaAATTAATTGGTCCCAATAAATttatgtgaataagttgcaaaggtgcacttatcgaattcacagttttactcttgtgacttgatctttttattttacatttttgagaagcatcacagacttcaacttgagcaaatttCAGATTAGGCATATCTCTTACTAACTCATTTTtaactagagtattgattgccttgaaattcaagtgagatagcttcttatgccatgacttgctttgctctacagatgccttggtatagaagcaacaaattccatcctcatttgctgagtccaactctgcaacaaacaagcttcccttccttgttcctttcagagcaacttcaccagttttcttgctgataaaagtgcattcttctttgttaaataaaaccTTAAAACccttgtctgcaaattggctgacactgagaagatttacttcaagaccagctaccagtgctacatcttcaatgacaacatttccagaaatcaatttgccatatatatcccattgtgaaacctttgctgttgtctccaaaagtcactaatggaccagccttctcctcaaactgtgatagcagggccatatcacctgtcatatgtcttgagtaTCCACTATCTGTGATCCATATGACTTTTTTCTTTTTGCCCTGCGCACAATGAGTTTAAGTGggtttagcaacccaagcagtgttgggtactttcttcttgttaacagatttgatagaggtagagtttgatgattcagaacTTCTTACCCAACTtctcattattttcttcaatctggtgttgaaATTGCTTGTAGAATTCAGATTTATCCTCATTTGtctgatccagcttttcttgcatctccatgagagtttcattgcttaaAATCTTaagctgatcttccaatctgaagaatcttctgatgcatttttcatctttgaactcTATTATCtagtaaggcctcaaatgcactctttATCTAGTGAATAGAATAGttaatactcttgggagtgcatttgggttTCTTTTGATGTTCAttatctcctcaattttatttagtaccattttcttagCAACAATGttgaatccaaaattcttctttattgaggaTAAAATTTTCACCAAAACAGGTTAGCCTTCATTGaaaattctgtgaagtggccaagtcatctcttttccacccttgtacctgaagactaatctttctggaagatgtttataagcatcaatagctctaccttcttctagctcatccagataaagatttatgtctgagaattctttgatgtaacaaatgaagagttgatctcccttattgacagttggtttgggtttggccaatgatttggattgaagtctgacatgcttgaccttcttgattgctctttattttgtcttctttggcttggatatgattggaatgtttagatcaggaagaggtaGGCTTTCTCAATCTATAAGTTTATCCTTGAGAATTATGGTTTCACCATGGAAATTTATGTCAGGATAAACCTTGAATTCATCTTATTCCATTATGGGCATGGCTATTTGACTTGAGGTAGTAGATTGGGTTGGCATATATTCATCCTCGTCTTCATTGAAATCCGACGTCCTCTTTGGTTTGAGCTTGTATCTTTGTTTCTTAGTCTGCTTTGATTCTACTTGCTTTTTTTCAGTCTGAGTCTTAGTTGTTATAGTGGGCATTACAGAAtctgtggttgcaggcttcttagcttggttcttggcctCTAAAGGAGCTTGCTTTTATTATTGTTTGAGCACCACCTTTTCTTTTTTCTTAGCCTCTGGAAACTGTggatgtccaaccaccacacagatTCTGCGAGTCCTGCAACAGATATATTATCAAGTGCTACAACACCAGATACGGTTTCTGATAATGAGAGCAGCAGCACAAATTCTGAAGGTAGCAACGAACCCAAGAAGCTCAGACGGTTGAGAGATATCTACAACAACACAGAGGAGATAGAACCAGGGGATGAATTGTTCTTGGTTGGTGTTGAAGAGCCTGTCCACTATAAAGAAGCTGGAAAAAGCCAGGAGTGGGAGAAAGCGATGAAAATTGAAATGGAAGCAATATAAAGGAATAATATATGAGAGTTGACCACATGCCACCAAGTCATAAACCCATTAATCTGAAGTGGGTTTTTGAACTCAAACGGGATTCAAATGGAGATATTATCAAATATAAGGCAAGAATAGTGGCGAAAGGATACGTCCAAATTCCTGGTGTGGACTTTTAGGAGATTTTTGCTCCTGTAACGCGTCTCGAAACCGTTCGTTTACTGCTTGCTTTGGCTACCAAAAACTTCTGGGAGGTGCACCACCTTGACGTGAAATCTGCGTTTTTAAACGGAGAAATTTTGGAGGAAGTTTATGTCTCTCAACCGGAGGGTTTCGTAAAGCCAGGAAAAGAGCAGCTAGTGTATAGATTAATTAAGGCATTGTACGGGATGCGTCAAGCCCCACGAGCATGGTACAAGAAGCTGAGTAAGACACTTGAAGGGCTTAGTTTTATCAGATGCCCGTACGAGCATGCGGTGTACACAAAAAAGGAGGGTGATGAAGTTCTGATAGTAGGAGTATATGTCGACGATCTCCTTGTCACAGGTACAAATATCACTGAAATCGAAAAATTCAAGAAGGAGATGAATGTGAAATTTGAGATGACTGATTTAGGGAAGCTTTCATACTACTTGGGAATGGAGGTGAAACAAGGAAAGGGGTATATCGAACTTAAACAAGCTGCCTACACcaagaaagtgctacaaaagGTCGGGATGTTAGAATGTAATCCGGCAAAATACCCGATAGAGCCAAAAGAGCAACTCACAGCTGATATATAGGGCGAATTGGTTGATGCTACGCGTTATAAAAGCATTGTGGGAGGTCTGCGTTATCTTGTACACATGCGACCCGATATAGCTTATGTAGTGGGTATAGTTAGCCGCTTTATGGAAAAATCTACAGTAACACATCTTAATGCTGTAAAACGGATTATGAGATATGTTAAAGGTACCCTGGAGTATGGTTTGGTGTATTCCAGTGTCAGCGAAAATAATATCTTAACTGGATACTTAGATAGTGACTTAGCTGGGCACGTTGAGGACATGAAGAGTACTAGTGGGGTGGTATTTTACTTGAACGAAAGCTTGATAACGTGGGTGTCGCAGAAGCAAAAGTGTGTGGCTTTATCGTCCCGCGAGGTGGAATTTATGGCTGCAACTGCTGCTGCATGCCAAGGAATCTGGTCACACAAACTGTTAAGTCAGATAACAGGAAGTCAGGTGGGTCCCGTGATTTTATATCTGGATAATAGATCTGCTATCGACTTAGCAAAAAATCTTGTTTTTCATGGGAGAAGCAAACATATAGACATTAGATACCACTTTATACGTGAATGTGTAGAGCGTGGGAAAATAGTCATTAAGCACGTGAGCACAGATATGGAGCGAGCTGATACCTTGACAAAGGCTCTGGTTACAGTGAAGTTCGAACGCATGCGCAGGCTTTTGGGTGTTAAAGACTTGTGCACAGAAGTTTAGATTATGGGGAGATTGTTGGTTTTATTTAATCTAAACttgtttatatatattttatttatgtttttattatgttTGAAAATAGCTGGTGGACGTGCATTGCAGGTGCAGTAGTAGTTTTGATTAAGTCTTTAGCTGTTAGAGTCTTTTTAGGATCATGGAGAAATAAATGGCGTAGTAGAGTACGTGTAGGAGTGTTTTCTATGTCTCAGCTACCACTATTGTTGGAAGCTTATTTATTCTGTTATGTATCTCATTTTATAAACATGAGACTTTCTACGTACTTTTCCTCTCTCTGTTAATATAAACACCTATATATATAAGTTGATAGTTCAGTTTATTTCATCAAAATGTAGCTTAAATTGTTGCAAAACATATCAATTTTCGAATGATATCCtacaaatatcacaattttattgaaaattttgcaGATTGCACAATTTTACAAGTCGAAcgttgcaaaatatattattctacaaaacatgctTACTTTGCACAAAATAAATGTTCATGTTCCAGAATATACATATTGtacttgtaaatatatgagatttgcatgattttattcaagtaatgatatttgtgaaacatgttttgcaagataacacgttttagaagatattttatttgcaaAACATAGATGGACTTTATAAGGTGAACTCCATACAACTTTACTCTATAAGTGACTCATAATTTAACAATATTCAGTCACGAGTCAACTGTTTTTATATTTTAAAGCATTTTTAATCAAATATTAGAAGATAGATGCACACGTTATACTTTACTACCCTATAACCACTACCATTCATGTttgttaaaataattattattttattatttttattttaaaaatcatatatATTGTAGACACAGATGAAATATAATTATATGAATCCATTATATTAACGAAATTTAAGTAATTAtattgaatttattttattaaataaaaaaaattcataaagaagctctcttttcttcttttttttttaaaaaaatattttaaatattccCAATCTCACcgattaatttataaaattcataCAAGATTGTGTAATTATATCGATTAAATTTTGATCACTGGGAGGATAGTAGTTTTAAAATTATcaaagattaatttttaatttccaatcaaaaatcaaccagaaatcgatttattttattctttattatatataattacaaattttaattaccaaaattaAATCAAAGTTGCAcgattttttaaattttttaatttaaaaaatcattgaaCTTTAATTATAGAGTTTAGAGTAATTTTACAGTAGGAATCATAATAAAATCACACttatcaaaaattattttaaagtaaaattaaatttaaaattatttttttccaaattttAGTTGTTAAACtttttagaatcccatacagtgtatccaaggtgaattccttttaatcttgagagtttcttaataaGATTGTCATACATTTCCATTTCTTTGGTAGAGATAtgaggaatttgaggtttgagtcctttgtttaatagactcttccatgcaacttagcattcaacagtttttgaaatctactgaaaatgttaGTGAGTggctcactttcttcactatgaaaatgctcatattgctgaatcaagagttgcattttattttcccttacttgctcagttctaTCACATATGACCTGAATAGTATCCCAGACCTCTTTAGCAGTTTTACAGTTTATGATCTTGTCAAACATGttaccatcaacaccattaaataaaatgttcatgaccttcttatccttatgaacttgtttaATATCTGGATgagaccattctgctctaggcttttGGATGGATGGCTTATTTACTATAGCAGCTCTCATACGGACATGTGGGcttttctcaatgcagtccacatattcttaatcttgagagagtagatgcaggtgcatcttcaccttctaatGGTGATAGGTGTCTTTGTCCACAAATGGAATTAACTAGTGCTGCAATTTTTTGACAAACACAAAGAGGAAGGTTTGTAGAAAATCTCACAcgtcattttcaaggtgctcctctagatttagcaaatttagcttatttccttgattgtctgaacttctttcccaatttcacattgttttcttcaatctggtgttgTAGTTGCCTGTAGAATTCAAATTCATCCTCAATTAActgatccagcttttcttgtatctccttgagagtttcattgctaaaaagttttagctgatcttccaattTAAAGAATCTTCTGATAtatttttcatccttgaactccattatccaATATGGCCTCAAATTCACCCTATCTCCAGTAAAAGGAATGGTTAATACTCTTGGTAGTGCATTtggatttcttctgttgttcattATCTCCTCAATTGTGTtcagtaccattttcttggcaacaaTGTTGAATCCAAAAATTCTTCTTTACTGAGGAGAAAATCTTCACCAAAACagaataaccttcattgagaattctgtgaagtggccaagTCATCTCTCTTCCACCCTTGTACTAAAGTCTAATCTTTCTGGAAGATGTTTGTAAGCATCAATAACTCTAACTttttctagctcatccagataaagatttatgtctgagaattctttaatgtcacaaatgaacagttgatctcccttgttgacaatGGGTTTGGGTTTGGTCACTGACTTGAATTGAAGTTTGACAGACTTGACCATCTTGactgctcttttctttgtctttcttgGTTTGGCATAGATTGGAATGTTTAAATCAGGAAGAGGCAGGCTGTCCCAATTATAAGGAAATCTGTGGAGAAAGGAAACACACAAAATCTATTAACAAAGTTGCATTATGGTGATGTACAGATGCTAGATGAATCGATTATTTTATTACAGTCCGTAATTGAAGATAAAAAGAATATTTCAGTACGCTTTGTGGTATATATTCAATATGCATATTCATTCTTATATTCGTTAATtggttattttttatttttaatatcatGGTCGTATCTATATAATCTGGCTTGTTACTTTTCATGTCATTTATACTAGTTGATTTTTACCTACTACTATTGAAGGAAATAATGGAAACTAAACATAGTCTCTAGTCGTTAGTCCACCTTTTGAAGAAATCTATCTATTTATAAAATTAGATGTTGAAGAAATCTATCAAATAGTTGAATTGGGGTTGCCGGAAAGTGCCCGGAATGCTGCTAGATTTTTTTTAAACCTGAAAATACAAACTTATGACGGTTGTTCATCACATATTCCGTCGTAAATAGGCCCTAATTCCTAAAATATGACATTTTTCTGTCAGAAATTTCTAACTTACGACGCATTTTTCTGTCATAAAATTATGTTTTATCTTATTAAAAGTGGGTCCCGTAAAGTAATATCCGAcgttttttccgtcgtaagtatATAACTTACGACGTTATTTTTCATCTTATTTTGGTATCTTACGATGATATATACCGTcataagtagatttattattttattgattatgtgggcccctacttcctaacttgcgacgcaattttatcttCTCACAaaaaaacgaacttactactcAACCAAAAATGACGATTTTTTTCCttcgtaaatggctcaattacgacaatttcagttcaaaaaaaccgtcgtaaatggccagatttATTGTAGTGTATCAGGTACAAGCTTTTAGATATTCTTTAAAACATGGATATTGTGTCATTCTATTGTGTAAAATATGTACATCTTAAATGCCTTTGATGTGGTGTTACATAATACCAAGTTTTGTTGTTTTCATTTATAGACGCTAGCCACAGTTTAAGTTGGGATACATCAAATATAAAGATGATGgttgattttttaaattattatcaGAACTGGGATCCTTCCTACACAAGGCATAGGACATTGCATAGCTGCTACACATGTTTCGTCCCAAACGACGTACCGGCTTAAAATATTGGATTCTTAGTTTTCTTACAACTTGTATCATATGTCCTACGCTAGAGTGTACTGATGATTATAGATGTATTGGTTGAATGATAATTAGTTGAATGTATTTTCTAAATTGTGCAATGGACATATATTTAATGACTCCAAGGTTTTTAATTTTGTTAATGCATCAATTTTCTTGTAACAAAATGGATGTCTAATAATTCAATATACATCATTTTTACTATGAAAAAGCTTATGTAAAAGGATAAAACATACATCACTTTTGTTGTGTTAAAAATGATGTCTAAAAGTACAATATACATTAGTTTCTGTGTGTTGAAGTCGAAGTCTAAAAATTGATAAACATCACTATTTTGAAGGAAATATATGTCTAATGGGCTCAAAGACATCGGTGTATGACCCATGTCTacaatagacatcaccgacatcaataTCTGTTGTAAAACAACATAGATATCGTCGAAAATCGATGTTtatggacatttttcttgtagtatATTGATTCATAGCAATTTTTATGGATCTTGTACATTATATCATAAAGGGGAGATGATGGGATGAGATTATCATTAAAGATACATCTTATAAAGCACATTCCTATGATCGGGTAAGTGGTGTAGGAAATTTAACACGTACACATGGAATAGTGGAGAATGTGCCAAGGAGAAAATCATGTTTAATTGCTACTTGAAATATTATGATCAAACAAGATTTCTTTCATGCTACTTTTATAGGCcaatttttttgcttttctttaaCTCACCTACTAGCTCGATTTTACTTTTTTTTAGGGGAATTTGATTTTAGTTTATATTGATATATGTTGAAAAAAAAGATAATGTataaattactaaaatatatattgaTAAGGGCTATATTGGTAAGGGCTATATTGGtaacccctaaaccctagaaaACTCCGCTCCTAGAAAACTCAGCCCCTAGAAAACCCCCCCTGTATTGTATCTATAAATCCCTTTTCACAAGCCCTCTCCCTATCAACATATTCAATTACAAAAATCCCCAATTACAAAACACAAGCTCAGACATTTCACAACAGATCTGAAGATGTCTTCATTCAACACACCTATAGCTTCCCAACCCAACCACCCCCCACATTCTCAACCCAACCACCTCCCACAGTTTCCACCTAAGAAGGTCCCGCGTGTGCACAAGTTTAGGTCACTGGCCGATTTATATCAGGCCACAAAACAAGTTAATATACCAGTCGATTCTCGGCCCCATCTTCCCAACATCTCCGGCCCCCCAGTCCACCCAAAAGAGAAATATATAGAAGATCTCCTCAAGGCAACCATAGTTGTTGTGGCTCCACATATTTATTATAATGAGCTCACATGTAAGATATGTGGATTTGGGGACAAAGAGGACCAAATATTGATATGTGATGATTGTGATAATGGGTTTCATATGAAGTGTCTGAGACCGGCTGTTCTTGAAATTCCCCCTGAAAACTGGTATTGTGATGGTTGCCGCAGTAAGCACCCAGAAGGTATCTGTCACTCTACTTCATTACATTGTAAGTTTGTGGGCGTCCTAATAAAATTAATATCTAAGTTTTAGTCGCACTGATCTGAAATACAAGTTAGTAATAATTGTTGTGACCTAAGTGTTGATTTGAGATTACAATTGTTACGATTGTTAATAAACCACTGGTTGTAGAATTCTGATTTCAAACTAAACGCAAATGATAATAATAGTTTGAAATTTTAATATATCTAAATGTAAATAAATTTTAGCTAAaattcattattattattatattattaattaaatgtaCAAATAAATGTAATTCACATAATTAAAATCTACACATTAAATgataaatttgtatttttagttTCAATAATGAACGTTTCTACTAAAAAAAGGTAGAACTTTGTGTGTTTGTAAATAGGAAAAATGTGGTCCtgaaattttttttatttaattttacaattgggatttctttttaaatttgatttgattatatTGCAGAATCAACCAGAGATGGATCTAGTAAATCAAGAAAGAGGTATTTTGGGATTATAGCTAAATATATTTCACCCGAAGGTaagattttattatttttaaatcaagTTATTGATCATTTTTGgaattgtgtatatatatatatgttgttaATCTATTTTTATTGTTATTTAGTATATGAAgtgttttaattttaattttaattttgccAATTTCCATATTATGTGACATAATTTTGATTTTATCAATAGCATATTGTTTTATTAGTACTAATCTTGTCAAAAGCAAAAACAGACCATAAACCCCCCTAACTTCTTTGTAGCAGGTAGGGCCTATTTCTCAAAGTTGTGTACATCATTTAAACTAACTAGGTACAACTAAAGATGTGCTAATTTTTCACATATACATTAAAAAAATTGTTTATTTAAAAATGTAAATAATTGGCATTTATCTTACTTGAGCTTTAATTAAAatgtatttaaaaatataaacatgattcataatattttttctaCTTATAGTTATATTATAAATTACTTAGTTGTATTATGAATTATTGTCATGACCTCATATTTTTGAATCCATGCCactaatattttaatattttgatagCTATCTTATATATTGTTGATATTCTAGTTCCTCAAAAAAGGCGTAAAGTTTGCCAAAAAAATCTACAAAATTTCTTCCGTACATTCCAGCAAATGATGTTGAGAGTAGGAACAGACAAATGGATTCTCTACGTTTTGCTCTCCAGAGTAAGAACGTAGCATTTACTGATAAACTGACATACTCACATGACATGGCTCCTAAATCTCTAATCAATCCAAGTATGAGGCAGATGACATCCAGGTATATACATTTTAAATTTATACTTGGTAATTATATGAGCACAACTTGTTTCCTTTGTTAAGTAATGTTCTTTTCTTTTCGAATTTATCTTAATTGAATGCACATTGTATTTAATGTTATATTTCTTATATGGTTAGGAACTATCTACAGAAGATTACATAACAATAAAGAAATGTAAAGCAATGATGAAAGAAGGAAAATGTCCTCCTCTTAAAGTTGTTTTTGATGAAGTGGAAGGGTATAAAAcatatttcataaattaattgGTTTTTGTTATTAATTATACAGATAGAATGTATATTAATTATGCATTTTTGCATTTCCAGGTACAAAGTTGAAGCAGATGGTCCAATCAAAGCCATGACTTTTCTTGCTGAGTATACAGGAGATGTAGATTTTGTCAGGAATCGAAGAGATGATGAGAATTTTGATAGCTTTATGACCCTCCTTACTTACAGAGACTCAGAAGAAGAAGATGGTCTCTTTATTTGCCCTGACAAGCGGGGAAATATAGCTCGCTTCATCAGTGGCATTAACAACCATTCTGCGTAAGTATTTATGTGGTTCATACCCTTTAATTCTATATTTTTCATTGTCTAGAAAATATGGATACCCATACCAAAATATTGACTAGTGCTGTAAAAATACAGGgagggaagaaagaagaaaaaccTCAAATCTCTGAGGTACAATGTTCGTGGTAAATGTCATGTTTATCTTATCGCTCTTCGTAATATAAAAAAGGGAGAACGACTTTGTTACGATTATAATGGACAAGATAATGGATATGATACACAACATTTTATTTAGGAGGCATCGTAGGAATGAACATTTTTTTACCAATGTACTCATTCTTCATATTTGTTATTTTGTTATATATTTTAGTAAGGCTAAATGACTTATAATACATGTAGTTGTTGATATGTAGTTTCACATTAATGACTTATAATAGTTACAAATTTTAGTATCTGCAATGAATAGAATAAATTTGTAACAACTAAATCAAGAGATTACATAATATATTTTGAAACCACTGTATTGTATAAGTCACATAT
It contains:
- the LOC141720309 gene encoding secreted RxLR effector protein 161-like, which gives rise to MRPDIAYVVGIVSRFMEKSTVTHLNAVKRIMRYVKGTLEYGLVYSSVSENNILTGYLDSDLAGHVEDMKSTSGVVFYLNESLITWVSQKQKCVALSSREVEFMAATAAACQGIWSHKLLSQITGSQVGPVILYLDNRSAIDLAKNLVFHGRSKHIDIRYHFIRECVERGKIVIKHVSTDMERADTLTKALVTVKFERMRRLLGVKDLCTEV